The Branchiostoma lanceolatum isolate klBraLanc5 chromosome 19, klBraLanc5.hap2, whole genome shotgun sequence DNA segment CTTTAAAAGCGTATTCAAAATATGactaaaagtacaaaatgtattcttcAGACTGCTATGCATTAAGAACAACACCCCATGTTGAGCggttctgggttgacatctttaaAAGGTGACAGTCATCTGATAtgtccttccacaaatgtggtaaatctcaatattTATAAATAAATACAGCAAATTGCTGAAGTAACTGAAAAGAGACTTTGTAGacaaccaagagattcatttaaccgacgtttcggtgatcatttgactggttcactttgcactgcagcactgcttatagatgcgtccTGAAACGCAAAGTATCTACATGGTACACACTATTACAGGAAACGACATCCACAatgcagcaacacctgtgctgcagtgcaatgtgaaccagtcagtattgccatgaggaaggtgacagatggtcaccaaaacggcGGTtcaataaatcacttggttgttaacaaagaatgtttttattcagtgacttacgaacctgatgaaactattcacagatgctGAAGTACCTGCCATTACAGTTGCACTTTAAAAACCCCAGGCAGTGTATGCCTACACCCCCCAGTCCCCTCCTCTACCCCTCCCTCTACCCCTCCCTCTCCACCACCCCCCTTTCCACACACCCCCTCTCCCCCTCCCTCTACTCCAGGGACGCTCTACACTCTCCCTAACATCCTCTCTAGAAGGCACAGTAGAACGTCTTGAATCACAAGCAGTTGACAATGTATCACTCTGATTTCTACATTTCTCCATGGCCACAGTCTGAAGTTTGTTTTCCTTTAAAATCTGCTCTTCTCTAATTTGTCCTGAGTTCTGCGGTGTGTTAACGTTACTGTCCACAGCTGACGTTGCTTCAGATGTAAGGGAAAGAGCTTGTACGGCTCCAGTTAGGGGTTCAATTTGAGCTTGTTCGGCGAGGTGTGGGTGAGAATCCAGGTGTCTGTCTGTTGTTGGTGGTTGGTGTAAAGAGTTGCTGTTGCAGAGTGTGTCAGCCCTCCCATGGATGACGTCAGGCAGTGTGCACTCCTGGAGCTTGTCATCCACAAGACACTGGGAAAACTTTGGTTTCACCTGCAAAAAGAATATAAGAACAGAGAACTTAATACTGGGACAGTTAATCTTAGATTGTGATATTTGCAGCCTATGATACGTGTATCGTTGAGTGTGGTGAATTCAACTATGGACATTAAGAATTAACATTACTTAGTAGCAACATGCATGTACAGCCTGGCATCCATCAGATTTCCATCCTATTTTACTAATTTTTAGCTATAGTTTACTTCCCTGATCGCTTCTGCTCAGACCATTCTTTGCAGAATTGATCaaaggagcaaactggagctaaaataggatggattccaggctagtaacCCTAACTCTAACAGAAGACGGacagtgagtgtgagtgagtgagtgattaagtgaatgagtgagtgagtgagtgagtgagtgagtgagtgagtgagtgagtgagcgagtgagtgaacCATGAAAGCTATAGTTGTGTACAAATAATGATTATTTTAATTTGTACTTCACACAAACAGCagatgaaatgaaaagaaaatttttACCTTTTCTGGAAAAGAGAAGTCAGCTTTCCTGAAGGCCACATAGCCGTCCACAGCATTTAAACCATGCTGCCTGCAGAACTCAGCAGTCTCTTCCTCATCATCAAAGCCCAGCAGGCACTGAAGATGACTGGAAATAAAAAGGCAACACTTCATTAGACACCATCTGAACAGTAAACTATGTCTTCATCGAACAATTCTGTGCTTGGAGCCGTCAACCAATTGGTTTAGCACATAATAAAGAGGAAGAATCTATAACTGTCAATGATGTGATATTGCAAGTCTTGAACGTTGGTGCATTTTTATAATCACCTTTTAAAAATAACTTTAAGAACAACCTTGTCTTACCTTAGGGGAAATTTACAGGCTTTACTGCTGTAAGCTGAGTTCAGCACCAGAAGAGCatggctgggaaaatacaaGATGATGTGTGAGACTTACAATCAATTCTATaaactaggggacccaaacctacaccacatcaattttttcttacatcaaattaagaccacagcacgtctagGACAAAAGAGTCCAAAACCAGGagttttgctgcagtatcaaggtcacacaACAGGGGGCccaacagggctgtctccagctttaatttttttttccatcccgcTCATTCTTTGGGACCcgtgtttttgattttcaatgttgaatctgtcattctaagcttacaaaaatactttttcatcagttttaggtcatgaaattgatattttttggacggacagggtTGAATTTTCTTccttcccaacaagcaaatttccgtcctgggacggaaggacgggtgctggagacagccctacaACTAAAGGGGCCCAATATTGCCCTTGacacatacaatatacatgtacctaaagaatgtttggaaaatCAGGGGTTGATAAAGCTTATCTTATAGCTGATATGGAATGTCGTACTCTTATCACTTACTTTTTTGCcgtagaagaaaaaaaggttttcacaGTGCTTGAAAtttgtagttgaaacaattctgtaggaCTGTAGTACAATCCTTTGGAAAAATACTTTGGGGTGACAAGAatttgtggtgaagaggtcTAATGCAAAACTAATGCAAAAGTTTCAGGATTTAAAGTACCTGCGTTCAGCTGCCAGGTGTCTGTGTACTGCACAGCTGTGGACGTAGGGCAGCTGTCGGACCAGCCGGAACACCTGCACAAAGTCTCCTCGCAGCTGGGCCAGGTGCAGCTGCAGGGCCACCTGCACCACCTGACACTGCCTACATGGGGAAAAAGTTAAGTATAATATTGCCAAGTTAATAAGTTAGCTTGAAAATTTGTCGGTGTTAGTATAAAtttagcctgattgaatcacgcTATAGGAACTACCCCAACATCTGGCGGGAGAGACCATAAAAGCCTTGGACAGCAGAGTTTGgattaccatcatcatcatcatcagtcgacgtgctgtCACTACAACGGGATTATACCGCCCTATTTATGGGTGACATATATCCTTTCATTGGCTGTCATACCAGATGgtgatgcgccagttctcccgtccgggtgaatgatgtaaatcaccgtatggctgatacgagacggaggttcgccagggctccatccgggtgatttgtagtgaaccACCAACTCcggacagaaggatttggaccatcgcacaccggggcatgcccctactctttttcaaaaggtgtggttgGATTACACAGACCTAAGTAGAACTGATTCTGAAGCAAGGTTAGCCTAAGGTAAGGTAACCgttgtaatttccaacacaaaacttaCATCATAGAGCCTTTTTGTCTCATTAGACAAAGTAAGAATTTTGCACACAGAACCAAACTTTATCGCCAGAGATCTAGAAAGAAGCTGAACCTGACAACCATCCCTTAATAGAGACGGGGGCAcaataaactttctgcaactcAGGCATGATCCACAGCTAACTAAGCCACATAATCATTTTATTCTGCATaatgtgacatcacagaagcggtggattgctcattccttgacaaagatttGAGTTGGACCGTGGAAAATATGGTCATGTCCATTTTTTGTGGGAAATTGCAGTTTCAACTTATAATAAGTTGCTTTGGCAGTTAACAAGTTATTTTTCAGAAGAGAAAAAACTTTCAGAACTAATTTTTTGTCATCAAATGACAACCCTTTCATTGAATAAAGGATTCTTATTCTACAACTAAATCTTACTCAAAACTAAAGATGGCTGCCTAAATTGGGACTCAAACTCAGGACTACTGATGCAAAAAACTTACCTTATAGCTTTTGGTAAGGACAGTCCATGTTGAAGGGCATCATGGGACCCTGGATTGAAataacaagaaaagaaaatcaatgaaaatatgCAAAATCTATATTCATTTACAATAAGGACAATCCTTGGAAAGCAAAGTATTTGTTGAATGCCAGCTGTTGCAAACTGCAGCACATTTTTGATCAACAAAATGTCTAGCAATGAAATAAGTATGTACAGTcagacctgtacaagtggccacctctacataaggccacaccaatctaatttcttttaaaaaaggacatcattgaaacagaaggctggggtgaaaacttacacctgaccctgttcgctccctgaaactgtgtgcaccaaagtacaaactttcctctgagattctgttttcatgttgattttccaatctagcattttttttaaatctgttaaccaagaaattaaactggtgtggaCTAAGGAGCATCTGCTAAAGttgccactttttggtggtcgtttagatatttgtccccattgacataagcataaAGAATCCTCTGCCTCTAGTgacaacctgtccacatagaccagattttatcagtcctttgagtggtcttcttgggcagttttgattgTTTCTCAATATTGTTTTtctaaatctataaaaaaaaactgaactgaAGTCAAAAGTACTTTTAACCTTTGAAACATGGgctcagctacatgtattaaaaatgaaaataaatcaaagatctcatacctccgagAAATATCTAAAGTTTTGTGAATTTTTCAGTGCTATAACAAATCCCAAGCCACCCTGCTGTAACAAAttggggtcattgacctcaccGGGCAGACCACTTGTATATGGACTATAACACACTACTTTTAGGAAGGGGGTGTTAGCCTGTGATACTGCAGtgcctgaaaatactgctagggggtccaaaatcctCTTTCTTTGGGACCTCAATAGTATTACTGTCTTCAtaaaaaggatcttgagttataagtgcaaacacacatacatgagTTATAAgaatattcttcgaacagtgattTCATAAATGGTAGCGAGatactaacctccaaattttcgacgtctaatctaggccgagacttgtgaagatcgtcctgcctcccccgcctccttgtggagtaggggtaagtaggacttgggcagcttcCAACCTCCGGTACGATTCATCCCAgccggaggttgggagctgcccaagtcctacttacccctactccgcaaggaggcgggggaggcaggacgatcttcacaagtctcggcctagtctcgtgttctcgcgagactaggtcactccgtgaacattacagactagacgtcgaaaatttggaggtaagtatttcgctaccttttatcaagtcactgttcgaagaatattcTTATAACTGTGTtaatacgtgactgatgaacctcttcaacgacacatacatgactttgtacaaaatcaaaaacaatacccccatCCTTCCTGGAGGTAACAAAGGCTACACACAACGAGTTCCAGACTTACTCAGACAGTGCATGAGGTACAGAGCCTCCATACAGGCCCTGTTACCCTGGGCAGACCCTGTACTGTCATCCTTATACTCCCTCAGCAGCCATGTTAAACAGTTCTCCAACTGTTGGTTGTTCAGGTGGGGATCAAACTGCTGAACGCTGGACTCACATAATCtgtacaggaaaaaaaaaacaggtaagTTTTTGAGTACAAttatgttaaccttctccctgccgtCTAACTCAGTCTGTAACCCAgaaggaattgggtgccaaatggctacatgtacgttagtgtgctaaaggttaaagtcaGTAAAACCTTACATACCTCActgaatgttaaacatccaggtaatacagagctcgaaatagtgggtgcatgtgcacctgtgtgcacccaaaattggagctgtgcaccttatttttgactgtgggtgcatcagtgcacctaGTAGATATtgttgtaggctatagggttaaGGCACTATTGTACAATAAGTATATAGaatactcttgaaatgtaagtataagaaatatcaatataaccttttgttgtactttatttgatgtatcacttcgTTGAAATcttaaggttagctatagaattacagattgaagttcttcaaAGAGGCATtagcattaaactttgtaattatgttttgctgacattcaactttattctatgtgatgcacccaaaattggagctgtgcacctaatttttttgatTGGGcgtaccagtgcacctatttcaaaaaatgaatttcgagccctgtaataacatacaaaatacatgaatacattaACATACTCAAATATAGATAGGTTTGAATGATTCCActttcagtcactgacaaataaTAGTGGATACTATCTGAGAcatctgtatctatctgtataTGTCTgttcgacgtaacacaccagctttgcaggcacgcagcatggcagcagctggtcatattacactgaGCACCCTGTCACATctgacctttgcacatctgactgcaagagttcttaaaggcacccaggcATGAAAACTGGGAATATTTTAgttgctgaaatctttatgaaattgacatttagtGCCACTGTTATACCACATTTGTGTAtgaatttcatatcaaaagtgctcaaaagccgcacaaaaataagctacatgatgatcttttagtttcacacgcctagTGTAAAGAGACCGATaccatcaaaacgtagaaatgcaaaatcaaaacataaaaatgcaaacatttgacagacatgcagtcactctttcattggtcgaaccgctaattatgatggacagtcaggttcagtctattagggcttggattttctatcagttctcaccacacaaaggcatcgtatctttgctgctgtaatgtcgatatgtaatggtatagtgttattgaaacttactctgtataggaatgactagaaatttggaATTCAAGTTTCtaacctcataaaatgctctggatgcctttaatagctatctagtgaggattcTCCTTTTCAACTTgatggcaatgagttccacttTACGATAGTTCCAGGAAAGTACAAATTTTTTAatacatcaatcctaggttgataacttttgtacttgaaggcatgactatttcttgttcttgtctGAGCTTgtaataggtacatgtacttagtactGTAgattccagctatttgcattactgttaaaAGCATATAAAATACACTGACGaagtagttatgcaaataagcagaTTCTACTGTAGTTGGTACACCTACCAGTTCATAAGTTTCTCCGTTTACAAAATCTTGTCAATTGTTGGCCAGGAGTAACTTTTGAATTGTGTAACATTCTCAGTTCTTTTTTAAAGAATTCTACCCCTTCCCAACAGACTTGGTGGTACAACCCCAATGCTCAATATAAGAGTCATAAGACTAAACCATTTGTACAAAGGGGGTGTTTTTGCTGACCTGTATGCTGCATACACATGGAATCGTACTGCCTTCTCCAGGATAGTAACACaggtgtgacctttgaccctctgGACAACCATGTCTTGCCGTACTGCGCGTAGACGGTCCGAGACGAAGTTGTACACCTCAGCAAAATGAACGTCATCCCTTGGCAGGATTCTACAGATTGTAAAAATAGAGCTATGACTTACTGGTGTTGTTCAATACTCAAGAGTTCTTTATATAACTTCAAGGAGCCttgaggtacaaatgtacatgtagcagatcACAGTTTCcagcctatggggatttctatagtataggaccacaaagtgaccgacATTGATGTGGATGTAGGGTGCaatacaaaatcacgacaaacaataaaatgaaatatgttgaaggtgagggtacaatctacaaaatgatTGAAAATCGAAAAGAGtggtgtttttttaacattttgacggctactttgatatggggtcattcggggtcatacggaactgcagccgactcaccctgACAGGAAGCTGCAAAGGCCACGACATGCATTTACACGCCAAATGGGCAAATTTCACAATCTCATTAGTACGATCTAAAAACCCACTTATTACACTACCATACAGTCAAGTTTGTGCCTCGCTAACTTTCACGTTAATGTTTTTACACAtggttcaaggtttagggcaCACTCTTTTTTTTACCACTACATCATAGACTCTGGGGGGTCGCGGAGAAAAACTGTGTGCTgcttcaagcctcataaaatgctctggatgcctttaagctacatgtacatataaaccTGTCCTGACTCTGACAGGTAACTCACCTGTTAACCAGGTAGTCCACAGTGTCCATCAGCACCTGCGGAGGCCTGAGTTCAGCAGGTGGGATGATGTCCTTCCCAGCCGCAGGACGGGAATACTCCTTCACGCACCTGGCTGCATCAGCTGAGGGTCTGGGGGAAGGATAGACAGAACGAATGAATTACAACTGCTGCATGCAAAGTTATGAGACACCTGATGTACAAAACGCAGAAGGGGAAAAAACTACATTTATCTTCAACCAAGGTATAGCAGTCGtgggtacgccaaaaatagcaacatcagtcactgacgaaagatagcggatgttgtctgaaacgtctgactgtttcaaaatttttatccagtacatgtaattgcttgatgagtaactatttttggcgtatcttattacctggatgtctaacattcatcaatgtACAGCAGTCGTGCTTGACTGAATTGAAGTATGTACACAACATGATATCGctttctaagtacaaaatatagctAGCATGAGTCTTTGTAGTTATACATAGGA contains these protein-coding regions:
- the LOC136425871 gene encoding SAC3 domain-containing protein 1-like, with product MQSTFTETMPEEARNRGTCQDMCPELERAARQRQKRLHRFEILEGTEHNRLPSADAARCVKEYSRPAAGKDIIPPAELRPPQVLMDTVDYLVNRILPRDDVHFAEVYNFVSDRLRAVRQDMVVQRVKGHTCVTILEKAVRFHVYAAYRLCESSVQQFDPHLNNQQLENCLTWLLREYKDDSTGSAQGNRACMEALYLMHCLSKSGTRWSHDALQHGLSLPKAIRQCQVVQVALQLHLAQLRGDFVQVFRLVRQLPYVHSCAVHRHLAAERSHALLVLNSAYSSKACKFPLSHLQCLLGFDDEEETAEFCRQHGLNAVDGYVAFRKADFSFPEKVKPKFSQCLVDDKLQECTLPDVIHGRADTLCNSNSLHQPPTTDRHLDSHPHLAEQAQIEPLTGAVQALSLTSEAT